The following coding sequences are from one Perognathus longimembris pacificus isolate PPM17 chromosome 13, ASM2315922v1, whole genome shotgun sequence window:
- the Mrpl23 gene encoding 39S ribosomal protein L23, mitochondrial: MARNVLYPLYQLGGPQLRVFRTNFFIQLVRPGTAQPEDTVQFRIPMEMTRTDLKNYLERIYSVPVAAVRTRVQHGSNRKRDYRNVRIKKPDYKVAYVQLAHGQTFEFPDLFPAKEQSPAEEGLSGLPEAAAPRQSSDPRRGGVPSWFGL, encoded by the exons ATGGCGCGAAACGTGTT GTACCCCCTGTACCAGCTGGGCGGACCCCAGCTCCGCGTGTTCCGAACCAACTTCTTCATTCAGCTGGTCCGGCCTGGCACCGCCCAGCCCGAGGACACTGTGCAGTTCCGGATCCCCATGGA GATGACCAGGACGGACCTCAAGAACTACCTGGAGCGCATCTACAGCGTGCCGGTAGCCGCCGTGCGGACCCGGGTGCAGCACG GCTCCAACAGGAAGAGGGACTACAGGAACGTGAGGATCAAGAAGCCCGATTACAAGGTGGCCTACGTGCAGCTG GCCCACGGGCAGACCTTCGAGTTCCCGGATCTGTTTCCCGCGAAGGAGCAGAGCCCAGCGGAGGAAGGGCTGAGCGGGCTCCCGGAGGCGGCAGCGCCCAGGCAGAGCAGCGACCCCCGGCGCGGCGGCGTCCCCTCCTGGTTTGGCCTGTGA